A DNA window from Tenuifilaceae bacterium CYCD contains the following coding sequences:
- a CDS encoding patatin family protein, with the protein MIKDTALVLEGGGFRGVFTAGILEVFLEKQLFFDSVYGVSAGATYGVSYVSKQLGRNIAVNEFIGDKRYCSFRNLLREQSLFSWGFILEEIPQNIIPFDYQTLKESDSKFYVGTSNCLTGESEFFLLNSANKSDFRTILSASCSLPLIAPIVRYDGKLLLDGGLADSIPFEYALSNGSKRAVVVLTQPRGYRKDPLKHATLFKWYYRNYPKVYEMLLSRAERYNASISKLELLEKEGVVYIISPDTTLSVSRLENNPQKTSAVYYSAMDKARNNFHSLQQWLEGVKG; encoded by the coding sequence ATGATTAAAGATACTGCGTTGGTGCTTGAGGGTGGTGGATTCCGCGGTGTATTTACCGCAGGTATTCTGGAGGTATTCCTGGAGAAACAGCTGTTTTTTGATTCGGTTTATGGCGTTTCGGCTGGAGCAACGTACGGAGTTTCGTACGTTTCGAAACAGCTGGGGCGTAACATTGCCGTGAACGAGTTTATTGGCGATAAGCGCTACTGCAGTTTCAGGAATCTGCTGCGCGAACAATCGTTGTTCTCCTGGGGTTTTATACTGGAGGAGATTCCACAGAATATCATTCCGTTCGATTACCAAACGCTTAAGGAATCGGACAGCAAATTCTATGTGGGAACCAGCAATTGCCTAACCGGGGAGTCCGAGTTCTTCCTTTTAAATAGTGCCAATAAATCCGATTTTAGAACAATCCTATCGGCCAGCTGTTCGTTACCGTTAATTGCGCCCATTGTTCGGTACGATGGTAAGCTGCTGCTCGATGGTGGTCTTGCCGATTCTATTCCTTTTGAGTATGCCCTGAGCAACGGGAGCAAAAGGGCTGTTGTTGTGCTTACTCAGCCCCGGGGATACCGTAAAGATCCATTAAAGCACGCCACGCTTTTTAAATGGTACTACCGTAATTATCCCAAGGTTTACGAGATGCTACTCAGCCGAGCCGAACGTTACAACGCATCAATCAGTAAGTTGGAACTGCTGGAGAAGGAGGGTGTTGTTTACATTATAAGTCCCGATACAACCCTATCGGTAAGTAGGCTCGAGAATAATCCCCAAAAAACATCAGCAGTTTACTACAGCGCCATGGATAAGGCACGGAACAATTTCCACAGCTTACAGCAGTGGTTGGAGGGGGTGAAGGGTTGA